In Actinobacillus equuli, the genomic stretch AAAAAATCACTGCGGTTGTTTTCTTTATCACATTATGGATTGTAGCAACTATCAACCCAAGTATTCTTGGTTTCATTGAGAGCTTAGGCGGTCCGATTATTGCAATGATTCTGTTTATTATGCCAGTGTATGCAATTTATACCGTACCGGCATTAGCGAAATATAAAGGCAGCATCAGCAATATTTTTATTGCGGTAATGGGTACAATCGCTATTTCAGCAATAGTGTACGGATTACTATAATCTCTGTATAATTCGCCCTTTCGAATTTTAAGGCAACAAACCGGAGTTTCTCTATGCGTTTGTTGCCTCCCTCTTTTTAACATTGTGTTGTGATTTTATGATTAGTGTATTTGATATTTTTAAAGTGGGAATTGGTCCTTCAAGTTCTCACACCGTAGGGCCAATGAAAGCGGCTAAACAATTTATTGATGAATTGTTGGCTCGCAAACTTTTGGCTAAAACCGACCGCTTACAAGCCGATATTTATGGTTCTCTAGCCCTAACCGGTCGAGGCCATAGCACCGATATTGCGGTGGTAATGGGCTTAATGGGTTATTTACCCGATAATGTGGATATTGAACGAATTGAAACGGTTATCGAGCAAGTGAAGCAAGAAAGCAAATTAGTTGTTGCTGAAGCTGTACCTGAAATGGCAAAAACCATCACATTCGATTTCTATAAAGATATGCCTTTTCATTACGATTTCTTACCTCGTCATGAAAACGGGATGATTTTAAAAGCCTTCGAAGGTGACTCGTTATTATTCGAAAAAACGTTCTATTCTATCGGTGGCGGTTTTATTGTTGATGATGAAAATTTTGACAGTCAAGCTGACGATACCGTATCTGTACCGTTCCCTTATAAAAATGCGGAAGACTTACTCAAGCACTGTAAAGAACAAGGCTTACCGCTTTCAAGTTTAGTGTGGAAAAACGAAGTGGCTCTGCGTCCAAAACAAGAAATCTCGGATTATCTTGCAAAAATTTGGAAAACGATGGAAGACTGTATCCAACACGGTTTACATACGGAAGGTTTATTACCCGGCCCATTAAAAGTGGTACGCCGTGCACCGTCTTTACGCAGAACATTAGAAGCAACCGGCAAATTTAATACTGACCCAATGCAAATTATTGACTGGGTAAATATGTTTGCGCTTGCGGTGAATGAAGAAAATGCGGCAGGCGGACGTGTTGTCACTGCACCGACTAACGGTGCTTGCGGTATTGTGCCGGCAGTATTAGCTTACTATCAGCAATTTATCGCACCGCTTAATCAAGAAACGATTGAGCGTTATTTATTAGCATGTAGCGTTGTCGGTACACTGTACAAAATGAATGCGTCTATTTCCGGTGCGGAAGTAGGCTGTCAGGGTGAAGTTGGCGTAGCTTGTTCGATGGCGGCAGCCGGTTTAACCGAAATTATGGGCGGCAGTCCGGATCAAGTTTGTATCGCGGCTGAAATCGCAATGGAACACAACCTCGGCTTAACCTGTGACCCTGTGGGCGGACAAGTGCAAGTACCTTGTATCGAACGTAATGCGATTGCTTCGGTTAAGGCGATCAATGCAAGTCGTATGGCTTTACGTCTCACCTCGCAACCTCGAGTGACTTTAGACAAAGTGATCGAAACGATGTACGAAACCGGTAAAGATATGAACGCTAAATACCGTGAAACTTCAACCGGCGGTTTAGCGATTAAAATTTTACCTTGTGACTAAGCATTGTATTTGACAACAAGTGCTTAACAACTTATGATTTGAAGAACTGAGCGGTTCAACCGCTCTGTTGAGTTATTTCTTATTAGTAAGCTGGCAGGCAGGCTCAAGGCTAACAAGAAAATAACTAGGATAATGAATCAAAAAAACCTCGAATATCACTATTCGAGGTTTTGTTTTTTTAGCTATTCTACTTTTGAGCCTTTCAACAATTTTCGCATCCACGTGCGATTTGGGCTAAGTACGTGCCAAATATCTTCGCTGATTGGTAACGGCTCATGACAAATCAGGCTCGCCAACAGTTCGCCTAATAGCGGTGCGGTGGTTAAGCCTCGAGAAGCTAAACCGTTTACCATATATAAATTTGTAAAATTTTCCGCATTTTCGACCGCTTGTTTACGGCGTAGCTGATTATACAAATTCTGATATTGTACTTTTTGAGCGCTAAAATTCGGCATTTGTCCAACCATCGGCACACGATCTCGCAGTGCGGCTCTCACCCCTTGTTTAGCTAAATTTTGCGAAAGATCGATATTGCCCGTCCAATCACAAGCGGTCAAATTTTGCTGAAGTTTTGCTACATTCTCGTGATGTTCTTCCAAAGAGAAATCTGTTTCGGCATTATCACGCACATGGCTCGCACCAATACAATGGGTATTCGCTTTGGAAACCGGTGTCAAATAACCGTCATAACACACCACACATTTTAGTTGCTGCAAAGCCGGTGTGGTTGGAATCTGGCTCACTTGCCCACGCACCGGATACAGTGGAATCCCCTGAGCGTGCTGAAATTGCGTAAGTGTATGCCCGTTTGCCAACACTAAAATCTGATGACTAAACGTTTCGCCATTGTGTTGCCAATGCCACTTTCCTGCACTAAATTGCGGATCTTTCACCTCGTGATTTAACACAATCTGCAATCCTTTCGTTTGTAAACAAGCAAACGTACCTTGTACAAATTGTATCGGTGATAACCAACCGCTTTGCGGCATAAACGCACCGCCGTTCGGCACTTTAAGCCCGATTTTTTCACTTAACTCAGCCGCATTACATAGCTTAAACAAACTATCATCATTGGTTTGCTGAGCCATTTTTTCCAATTTCTTCGCCGTTTTATCGTTATAGGCATATAACGCTACACCGGTTAAAGCATGCTCGAAATCAACAAGCGGTTCAATTTGTGCCAAACGTTGCAACGCATAATCGAAGCAATGCACATAAAAACGGATATTACGCTCGTCATCGTCGCTGAGTTGCGGATAAATCGCGCCTTGCAAATTACCGGAAGCATTTTGTGCCAGCACATTATCTTTGCAATAAAGCGTGACTTTTTTGCCTTTTTCGAGCAGTGATAATGCGACAAACAAACTGGCGACACCACCACCGACAATCGCAATATCGTTTGCTTCTGTTTGTGGCTCGCTATAAAAATACGGATAATTTACTGATGCCGTTTCGCTTTGTTGCGGTTTTTCGCCCCACAGCATTTCTCGTTTTTTGCCAAAGCCTTTGCGTTTTTTCACCTCAAATCCGACCGCTTGTAAGCCTTTTCTCACCGCACTTGCAGCAGTAAAGGTCGCAAAACTGCCGCCATTTTTCGTTAAACGGAACATCTGGCGATAAAGTGTTTCATTCCACATTTCCGGATTTTTATCCGGTGAAAAACCATCTAAAAACCACGCATCAATTCGATTGCTATATAAATCGCCTAATTGCGGTAAGTTACCCAACATATCGCCAAACCACACATCAAGATAGATTTGCTCGAAATGATAACGCTGACAACCGGTTTGGCGCGGTTGCCAACAAGCGGTCATTTTCTGCGAAAGTTTTGCAAATTGCGGGTAATTTTTATGAACGGTCGTTAATTGCTCAGAAGTGAGGGGGAATTTTTCAAACGAAATAAAATATAAACGTTTGAGTTTACTATTGGGGAGCTCACTTAAAAACTGCTGAAATTTATCGGCAACTGCTAAAAAATTCAGTCCTGTACCAAAGCCGGTTTCGGCAATCACAAAAGATTCACTCGTATGAGCTTGCCATTTTTGCCAAAGTTGATTGCCATCTTGGAAAACATAATAGCTTTCTTCAAGACCGTCTTGGGTGGAAAAGTAAATATCATCGAATTGTTCGGAAACGGGGGTATTATTTGAATTGAAAGAAAGAGATGCAAAACTGAGTTTGTTCATAACATTTACCACAGAATACACGGAAAGCACGGAAGTTACTGATAACATTCTGTGTTTTCCGTGCTTTTCCGCAGTAACAGATTAGAAGATATTGTAAGCGAAAACTACGATCATACCTAATGCCGCTACAACAGTCATCATTGAATAACCTAAAGTACCCATTTTGTCCTCTCTTTGTTAAATGTTATTGATCAAAGTCTATCACACTTCTTAGGCTTTGAGAATTTTCTCCGCACAAGCAGTGACTTTTGCTAAATC encodes the following:
- the mnmC gene encoding bifunctional tRNA (5-methylaminomethyl-2-thiouridine)(34)-methyltransferase MnmD/FAD-dependent 5-carboxymethylaminomethyl-2-thiouridine(34) oxidoreductase MnmC — translated: MNKLSFASLSFNSNNTPVSEQFDDIYFSTQDGLEESYYVFQDGNQLWQKWQAHTSESFVIAETGFGTGLNFLAVADKFQQFLSELPNSKLKRLYFISFEKFPLTSEQLTTVHKNYPQFAKLSQKMTACWQPRQTGCQRYHFEQIYLDVWFGDMLGNLPQLGDLYSNRIDAWFLDGFSPDKNPEMWNETLYRQMFRLTKNGGSFATFTAASAVRKGLQAVGFEVKKRKGFGKKREMLWGEKPQQSETASVNYPYFYSEPQTEANDIAIVGGGVASLFVALSLLEKGKKVTLYCKDNVLAQNASGNLQGAIYPQLSDDDERNIRFYVHCFDYALQRLAQIEPLVDFEHALTGVALYAYNDKTAKKLEKMAQQTNDDSLFKLCNAAELSEKIGLKVPNGGAFMPQSGWLSPIQFVQGTFACLQTKGLQIVLNHEVKDPQFSAGKWHWQHNGETFSHQILVLANGHTLTQFQHAQGIPLYPVRGQVSQIPTTPALQQLKCVVCYDGYLTPVSKANTHCIGASHVRDNAETDFSLEEHHENVAKLQQNLTACDWTGNIDLSQNLAKQGVRAALRDRVPMVGQMPNFSAQKVQYQNLYNQLRRKQAVENAENFTNLYMVNGLASRGLTTAPLLGELLASLICHEPLPISEDIWHVLSPNRTWMRKLLKGSKVE
- a CDS encoding L-serine ammonia-lyase; translated protein: MISVFDIFKVGIGPSSSHTVGPMKAAKQFIDELLARKLLAKTDRLQADIYGSLALTGRGHSTDIAVVMGLMGYLPDNVDIERIETVIEQVKQESKLVVAEAVPEMAKTITFDFYKDMPFHYDFLPRHENGMILKAFEGDSLLFEKTFYSIGGGFIVDDENFDSQADDTVSVPFPYKNAEDLLKHCKEQGLPLSSLVWKNEVALRPKQEISDYLAKIWKTMEDCIQHGLHTEGLLPGPLKVVRRAPSLRRTLEATGKFNTDPMQIIDWVNMFALAVNEENAAGGRVVTAPTNGACGIVPAVLAYYQQFIAPLNQETIERYLLACSVVGTLYKMNASISGAEVGCQGEVGVACSMAAAGLTEIMGGSPDQVCIAAEIAMEHNLGLTCDPVGGQVQVPCIERNAIASVKAINASRMALRLTSQPRVTLDKVIETMYETGKDMNAKYRETSTGGLAIKILPCD